The Methanosarcina barkeri str. Wiesmoor DNA segment GAATCAGTGTGGCTAAAGATGACGATAAGTATAAAGTGATTTTCCAGGATAGAAGCAACTGGTACACAACCCGAAAAAAAGGAATGGAGTTTGCAGCTTCAAAAGTAATTATTGATGAAGCAAATGACCGTATAATGGGAGCGCATATTCTGGGCCCTAATGCCGAGGAAGCTATCAATATTTTCGCTTCGGTAATGCGGCTTGGGCTCAAGGCATCGGACATAAAAAAACTGATCTTTACCTATCCTACTACATGTTCGGATATTCCTTATATGCTGTAATCTGCAGTACCGGACGCATAATTGAGAATTCTAAGGGATCTTCAAGAAAATATCATTTCCTCAAAAGAATAATTCCCGGCTAAAGGCGGAAAACAATTGAAGACGGAGTTAGCATGCCTGAAAAAAAGTCAAAAAAATCTGATAATCAGGGTTTCGTTTCCGAATATGATCTTCCTGATAACAGACACAATTTCGACCGGATCTGGGCTCTTTTAAAAGAAGAGTATCCTGACGTAAAACCCTCTCTTAATTACAGCAATCCACTTGAACTGCTTGTGGCAACTGTTCTTTCAGCCCAGTCAACTGACGTACAGATTAATAGAGTAACTGAGAAACTGTTCAAAAAGTACAGGACTGCAGAAGATTATGCCAGTGCAGACCTCAGGGAACTTGAAAACGATCTATATTCCACAGGTTTTTACAAAAGCAAGGCAAAGAATATCAAAACTGCTGCGCAGATGATTGTAGAGAAGTACAATGGAGAAGTCCCGAAAACTATGGAAGAACTTACCAGTTTGCCAGGGGTCGGAAGGAAAACGGCTAATATAGTACTTGCCAGAGCATTCGGGGTAGTAGAGGGAGTTGCTGTAGATACCCATGTAAAAAGGGTTTCAAGAAGGCTGGGACTTACGAAAAACTCCGACCCCGCTAAAATTGAACAGGACATTGTCTCACTTGCACGAAGGGAAGATCTTGATTCAATCTCCATGACCCTGATCTATCATGGGAGGAAAGTCTGCCAGGCAAAAAAACCAAAATGTAAAATCTGTATTGTAAAGGACTTATGTCCTTCGAGTGTTATATTTATTAGCAGTGCTTGAATGTTTTTTCAAGCTTGAATGTTTTTTCCAGAGACAGAATACTAAATTATTTTATTGAAGCAAAACCTGTAAAGTTTTACTGAAAAGATTTACTTTTTCAAAGATATTTTTATGTGTGATATTTTTATGTGTGAGCCGTTTCTCCCCTACCTTTCGGGAAGAGAAACGGTTTTCATTTGGATTCGGTTAAGGATTTTTAGCTGCTGATCTCGATTTCGACGGAAAAACTCAAATCCAAATGTTTAGTGTTTAAATTGAAATCGATATCATATTCCAGTTTTGCATTTGAGGAATAATTTAACAAATTTTATGAAAATCAATGCAATTGATAACGATTTTTGGTTCCGTTGCAAAAAATTTCTTCTCGTACTTTGAGGCTATAATTGGTGCCTTTAAGTACCACTTTTCTGATGAGAAAAATAATTAACTTTCCTAATTGTGAAGTTTTTCACCTGTTTTGTAAAATCGCCAGATTTTTTGCAACGGAACCAAATCAATTGTGTTTCCATTTGAGTCAACTGCTCTGTAAAGATATTTCCATTTTCCTTTCACTTTTACATAAGTCTCATCAACTCTCCAAGAGTCGTTTGTTGATCTTAAATGCCTTCTTACCTTCTTTTCGATTTCAGGTGAGTATTGATGTACCCATCTCATAATGGTTGTATGGTTGACTATTACCCCTCTTTCTGCCATCATTTCCTTTAAATTTCTATAACTAAGTGGGTATTTTAAGTACCATCTCACATTCAATAAGATAATTTCACCTACAAAGTGCTTCCATTTGAAGGAATTAGATAGCATATCACTACCTTTGATTTCATTTTTATTTTAGTATATCCCTGGCAGATATTTTTTGCAACGGAACCTTGTTTGTGAGCCCATGGGCGATTACCAAAATTTGATCCTCGCGAATATGGTCTTTTTCTTTTCTACAGGTGCTTCAATTGGGCAGCGTATCACAAGTTCTGTAAAATTTTAATTGCCTTTTAATAAACCTCTAAAAGCGCCACCAATTCCTCCATACAGAACTCCTGTAATAAGTGAGAAAAAAATTGTTGAAATTATATCGATACTTATGGAACCTAATATAGAGAAGTTTAAAGAAAACTTAAAGGAAGCCAAAGCCATTATCAGGGTATAGGGTAAAGCAACATATGCACCAGCTCGAATTCCTGATACTAATTTATTGGTACCCTTTGCTGAAATATACCCTCCTATTAACAGTGAAATGAGAGGCACTAATAATAACAGCATTGCATTTGCAGATTCGGGATAGTTCATCAATGAAAAGATATTTACCGGTTCTAATAATCCCATTGAACGGATATTTATACATTGGATATTTATATATATACCATGGGATAGGTAATAAATCATTCCTGTTAATTGTAAAGTATAATTATTAAGTATCCCTTTTGTAAGAGAACCTCCAAGAGATCCTAAGGCACCGCCTTTACTAAATGACGATACGATCATATTTTCACCTATTGTGAAAGTAATGTAGCTTAAGATTATTCCTACCATAAATGCTGTAAGAGCACCACCGATAGTAAAAATTAACTTATTTTCCAAGGCCTGCTTGTAATCACTTGCCTGCTTGTCACTTGCCTGCTTGTAATCACTTGCCTGCTTGTCACTTGCCTGCTTGTAATCACTTTCTCCCCGTCTATCTTTCTTTGTTTTTTTCTTTTTTTTGTTTGGATTGTAAAAATTTTGCTCAAGGTATATGTCACCGGTGGTGTCTTTGATTTTGATGGAGGGATTATTTTCTAATGCAAGCTGGTCAATGTTTTCAACGTTGACATTTATTACAATAGGTTCAATTTCCTTTATTAAACCTGGATTTTTCATTAGCAACTTCAGGATTTCCTGTTGAAGTTCTTCCTTTGCTTTTGGATCTTTGGAGTTTATGAGAACTTTTGTAAGTGCTTTTTCGAGGGATGAACTCATTTTAGGGCTTATTTTCTCCAGCAGAGCCTGTGCTCCTTTCCCACTTTCAGAACCGAGTTTTTCAAATGCCTTTTCATAAATCAACTCCACAAGAACTTCTTTGCCTTTGTCAACTGCAGGTTTTCCTGCAATGCACAGGGCAGACAAGGCAGGAACGAGAATATTTGTTGCTTGCTGAGCGAGCTGGGCGAGAGCGGCTGGATCCATAAAACACCTGGCAGCGTATCACAAGTTCTGTAAAATTTTAATTGCCTTTTAATAAACCTCTAAAAGCGCCACCAATTCCTCCATACAGAACTCCTGTAATAAGTGAGAAAAAAATTGTTGAAATTATGTCAGGACCTACATCGATACTCGCATAATCGAATGGAGAGAAGTTTAATGAAAATATGGAAGAAACTAGAACCATTATTAAGGTATAAGGTAAGGTAACATATGCACCAGCTCGAATTCCTGATACTAATTCATTTGTATCCTTTGCTGAAATATACCCTCCTATTAACAGTGAAATGAGAGGCACTAATAATAACAGCGTTGCATTTGCAGATTCGGGATAGTTCATCAATGAAAAGATATTTACCGATTCTGAGTATCCCATTGAACTGATATTTATAGATATACCATGGGATAGGTAATAAATCATTCCTATTAATTGTAAACTATAATTATTAAGTATCCCTTTTGCAAAAGAACCCCCAAGAGATCCTAAGGCACCGCCTTTACTAAATGACGATACGATCATATTTTCACCTATTGTGAAAGTAATGTAGCTTAAGATTATTCCTACCATAAATGCTGTAAGAGCACCACCGATAGTAAAAATTAACTTATTTCTTATTTGGTCTTCATTTGTGGTAAATCTTTCAAATTTTATTTCAGATTCCATGACATCACCAAAAGTAACCTTTGATCATACAACTACCATCTTTATCTGTACTGTCAAGTCGATGGGTGCCAAGAAATTATTCCAGCTACTGTCGAACGTATATATTATCTAGCTCCCGCAGGCATTACAGTACCCAATATCCCAGGAAAAGGAAGATAAGAAATCAAGAGTTATAGTTGCAGTTGATGTAAATAGCAACTAGGCCAAAAATAAGTTATACTCTTATATATATGTTTTTTTTTGATCTTAAATCATAAAAAAATAACATATTTAGTATATTGCAGTTTTAAAATTAAATGATTAATAATAATTTTAAGGCATTTTAAATTAGTTTTAAAATATTTATATAAAACTTCACTTTTCAATTTGTATGTATTAAATGTATATAAAATTTAATTAAATATTTTATACATTTGACGGTTCCGTTGCAAAAAATTTCTTCTCGTACTTTGAGGCTATAATTGGTGCCTTTAAGTACCACTTTTCTGATGAGAAAAATAATTAACTTTCCTAATTGTGAAGTTTTTCACCTGTTTTGTAAAATCGCCAGATTTTTTGCAACGGAACCCGATTTTTTCCTTAACCGATGACCAATGAAACGGTTTTTAAGGACAGAGAACTTTTTATGTTCAGTTTTTTTTGCTAAAAACTTTTCCCAGCCCTAAACTGATTGCCAGTACTGCAAGTGTTCCAACAGCTATTGCTGCTACTTCTCCCCCTTTTCCCAAGCCTTCTATTGAATAATCAGGCATCGGAGAGCCTACTACAGGTTCAGTCTTTTCAATTTTGGACATCTTCGATTCTTCAACTACCCCTCCAGCAGCACTTTCCAGTCCGTCGGGGTCAGAGGATGCAAGAAAAGGGGCTAGAACCGCGAGCAGAATTGCAATTGCAATTCCGACGTACAAGAATTTCATGTTTGATTTTCTGCTCATGCATGTGCCTCCTTTTTATGCTTTTCTGGTCTGGCAGTGTAATTATCCTCAAGAAGGTCAGGACGGGATTCCCTGAATTGGATTTACTCGTATTATGTAGTTTTTTAAACTCCTTCACTTACTCTTAATGTTTTATCACTGCAAGACGGTAAATTTTTCAGAAAATAATGCCCCGACTGCGTAAGAATATTATTAAAAAAGTTAATAAATTATAACAGAAAATAACCCAAAAGTCTTAAATATTAGCTGGTAATATCGATAAAAGAATCTCTGGCGAACAGACACAAAATAAAATTACCTCCTAAATCGCCTAAGTCATCCGAACTCCTTTTTTCCCTGCCTGTGGTAACAAAGCAGGCAGGAACTGGATGCAGAGCTTCTGAATTCCAGGTTAAACTGATGATTTTTTTCATAGTTATTTATTGTCTGAATTTAATCAAACTTTTTTAACCCTTGCAATGGAGTGTTCTGATTTTATGCATATTAGTGCGAGAACCAGGTATACTCAATGTTACATAATATAGAAGTAATTTTGAGCTTCAGACTCTGATTTATTATTTCGGCAATGACTTTAAGAGAGTGTCTTTGATTACTATTCGCATAAGTTTGGCATCGTCTTTATTGTATAATTTCACTCATATTTTTCTCCCCTATATTTGTTTTTTTCTGATATTTTTCCAGTTCTTGATGTTCAAGCTTTTTAAGGGAATTTTTCAATTTATTTGCCCTCATCTCTGGTTATCATCAATTCTGTCATACAGTTTTTCCAGATCTTTCTGCAACCTGTAAACCTCCTTTTTCCATATTTTTTTATCAAATTCCATACAGGGGCCCATTTTCAAAGCTGTTAGTTTCACATAATTCTGGGAAATTTTTCTGTTGTTGCAGGGAAGGCCGAAAGCCAGATCTGTTTTTTTGATGCTGTATTTCTCGTGGATCAGAAACTCGTAAAGTTCAGTAACCAGGTCTGGCTTTCCTTCGGAATTTTCGGAAAAGATTGGGCAAAGATCAACAAGATTCCTTAGGTGGAACTGGACGCCACGACTTTCAGGGCACAATTTCTTCGAGTTTGCAAACTTAAGCAGTTCTTTGAATTCAAGGAAAATATTTGTCTGCTCAAAACATGAGGGTAGAGTTTTTCCAAGGAAAATAAGGGTATGTATGCACTCATGAAAGAGGATTTTTGCTATCAGGAATTCGATTCTATCCTGAAGGTTCCATAACTTTTCGACCAGTTTCTTTTCCCACAACTCATAAGGATTTACCAGGACAAGGGATCGGTATATTATTTTCTTGTCTTCTCTAGAAATTATCTTTTTTGGCTCGAAGGCTAACCCTGGCATCATTCCAATAAATTGCACTCGGACCGCCAGATCCCAACAGTGTTTCCATTCCCCAAAACGCACACATTTTACCCGATAGTATTTTCCGTCAAAGTTAACTCTTTCTATTAGCCGGTACAGATCTTCACTTTGTTCTTTGATAAGAGCTTTTATCACAGTTTCCCGGTAAATGTTCAGATCGAGATAGAGAAGCCCTGGAGGAAAAAGTGAATAGTCAGGAGCAGGATTAGAAACAGGATAAGTAAAAGGAGATAAGTATAAGGCAACAGGAGAGGTTGGTGAAGGTGCAGGGAATAAATCATCCCGCACTCTATGTACCAGTAAGGTATTTTTTTCCTTTGGCGAAACTTTCTTTGTTCTTATTCCCTGCACCGTGATATACCCCTAGATCTCATTTCCCACTATATAAAGGCAGTTTGTATTACTAAATTTAACTTTAGTAATACTCTATATTAACATATCTTAATTAATAAATACTTTATCCTATAAAACTAACAATTAGTATTAACAAATCAGGGGATACAAAGAAACTCAAATTGCCTTCGATCTTTTAGAACTCTCTTAGCTCTGAGAACAGGGAAGCTTAAAATATTTAATTTTTTAAATAATATTATCTGGATTTATTGGACCCAGGTCTGCTGGAATATTTGTGTTCTTTAAAATAACTTTTTTAATTGACTTAAATCGTTATATTTCATTTTAGTATTATTTCTACAAATAAATTTATCAATTTTGTATGTATATTATAACCAATAGGAAATAATTT contains these protein-coding regions:
- the nth gene encoding endonuclease III, translated to MPEKKSKKSDNQGFVSEYDLPDNRHNFDRIWALLKEEYPDVKPSLNYSNPLELLVATVLSAQSTDVQINRVTEKLFKKYRTAEDYASADLRELENDLYSTGFYKSKAKNIKTAAQMIVEKYNGEVPKTMEELTSLPGVGRKTANIVLARAFGVVEGVAVDTHVKRVSRRLGLTKNSDPAKIEQDIVSLARREDLDSISMTLIYHGRKVCQAKKPKCKICIVKDLCPSSVIFISSA
- a CDS encoding DUF3792 family protein gives rise to the protein MESEIKFERFTTNEDQIRNKLIFTIGGALTAFMVGIILSYITFTIGENMIVSSFSKGGALGSLGGSFAKGILNNYSLQLIGMIYYLSHGISINISSMGYSESVNIFSLMNYPESANATLLLLVPLISLLIGGYISAKDTNELVSGIRAGAYVTLPYTLIMVLVSSIFSLNFSPFDYASIDVGPDIISTIFFSLITGVLYGGIGGAFRGLLKGN
- a CDS encoding PDGLE domain-containing protein, with the translated sequence MSRKSNMKFLYVGIAIAILLAVLAPFLASSDPDGLESAAGGVVEESKMSKIEKTEPVVGSPMPDYSIEGLGKGGEVAAIAVGTLAVLAISLGLGKVFSKKN